Sequence from the Drosophila innubila isolate TH190305 chromosome 3L unlocalized genomic scaffold, UK_Dinn_1.0 0_D_3L, whole genome shotgun sequence genome:
TCATCAATATCTGTGGTTGCATTGAGTGGATTTTTGTGGCATTCATATATTATTGAAGAGTCTAGCTACTCACCAACGCAAGATGTTCCATCATGTGTTGGAGTGAATCCAGCAGGACACTGTGTATAGGTCTCACAACGATACGATCCATTGGTGTTGATGCACCGCGCATTACTCATACATGGCTTGTACTCCACGCATTCATTTATGtctgcaaaataattattaatatttagaaataagTAATAGTTAGAGATAGATAATTTTATTCCcctaaaacatttattttactacCACTTATTCTTTTCTTATTGTTGCCTTACTggttataacatttttttgaattttctgtTAATCACATCATGTAGTTTTAAACAATGCAATTCCATTCTTCatagaaaattgttttgaaaataactCCTCTTCTTTCTTATGTTAATTCAAAACATAAAGACGTGTTATAATATctggaaaattaatatttgtgtaagttcaaatttgtGAGATTTACTTttagtattataaatattaaatgtcaattcataatttgaaatttaatttaaattcagttcTTTACTTAAAAGTAACTTGTTTTAATTCTatcgtaaataaattttctgctcacgttaataaaataaaataaataagcaaatacttttaattaccAACACATGCGCCAAGATGGTTCCTGTGGAATCCGGAAGTACACGGTTGTCGGGATAATGAATAACTTGTGTGTGTCCCATAATTGCGTGGATGGTAAATATCTCGGGAATTGGGTTTTGTGGGCGGCATCGGTGTTGTCGATGTAGTTGTtgatggtgttgttgttgttgtcgttgttgtggttgtagtagttgttgtggttttccTGTGGCAACGGAATGATCCTTTGGTATTATAGCAATCATAATCCACTTGGCAATTGTGGGTAGCAAGCGCACATTCATCATCAtctatagatttataaatatttgttgaaatcATGATAAAGATAAGTTAATACTCGATCCTTACCGTCGCAATTGCCAGTTTCAAAATTCAGTGTGTATCCCGTTCCGCAGGAGGTCCAACgctaatcaataaataatataacataaattgtcaagttgtaaattattatattgggGAAATAAAGAAAGATTATATACCGTGCATATGTATGAACCGACGGTGTTATCACATCTTTGAGTTGGCAGGCAGTTGTGATTGTTAATTGAGCACTCATTAATATCTACAGGAAGTGTGCACATACATCATATGTTAATGAATACATTCATATTGGCAATTGTGtgtgatattttttatataattatctGCCTTTCATCACTTACCTACGCATTCATTTTGTGTCGCATCTAAACTGTAACCAGGCAGGCAACTACAGTAATAACTGCCTATCGTGTTCTTACATTCCTGGTGCATGTTGGATTTGCATGTGTTTGTCGCATTATAATTACACTCATCGATATCGACACAAGTGCcgtcttttaaataaaagccaGTGTCACATGATTCATGTTCCTCTTCAGGATTACAGTCGTATCCTCCAGGTGAATTGAAGCATTGGTAACCATTTTCACATGGCGACTGAGTGCACTCATCCTCATCTATTAGAAAATAgtatttaacattaataacTTGGTCgtattttctgatttttaatacatttaccGACCTACACATTCCTCCAACTTTTCGTCGTAGAAATATCCTGTGGGACAGCTCTTTGCCTTTATGTTAAGGCAACGATATGATCCGATTTGGTTGTGACAATATTGTGTTGATTTGCACGTATGAAGTTGATCCTTGCATTCATCAATGTCAACACATTTGCCGTGAGCTGAATCTAGAAAGTATCCTGCAGGACATACGCCGTTATCTTTATCCTGAGAACAGGTTACATTATTATCGTCTAATTTGAATCCAGGATTGCAGCTGCATTTGTACGCATCAAATGTATTTTCACAAATATGTGCGCAGAGATTGGGAACCTTGCCGCAAATATCATCTATAATGGCAGTAAAATtcagttaataaattatgtgCAACCGAATCTGAGGTATTCACCATCATCGGTTAAAACAATAGTTCCATCCTCATTATTCCTATTCTGCTCGGGATTCTCCTCATGCTCGGCATCTTCTTCATGCTCGGCATCCTCTTCATGTTCGGCAGATTGTGGAATATCTACAATCTTTTCATCCAGCTTATTGCCATTTTCGGAGCTCGAAAAACCGTTCTCCGAACAGCAAATTCGATATGATTCAATATTCgagagaaatgaaaataaaggaTCCTTGCATTTCTGTTTACTGGCCTTGACCGCCAAGCCAACTGAACAATTGTCACAGAAGTTACAGTTATTAGTTGTTATTATGAGAGCACAGAAGATTAAATATCCTGGTATTGCTTACCTTGACAGGCTCGGCAGCAATCTGTATACGAAATTGATGTAATATTAGGACCATCCACGCATTTAGTTCCTTCTAATGCAGCCAATCGACCCAGTTCACAGTTCCTTCGCTCTTGTTCCCTCGAACAGCATACTCCAAACGTGGAGGAGCATAATCCAAGCCAAAGTCTAGGAATACTAGCTACTGACCCTTCCATTTTTTCGCAGCCATTTGTTGTGCGTGCATTTCTCAGACCACTTATGCAACATTTTCGAATATAGTCAGCTATTTGCtctgtttattataaattaaataaaaaatatttgaaaccaTTGAAATaacttgtttatattttgatatcttcaaatgttttaaatagtTTGCAGCAGGAAAAACAGCTCTGACGGCGCCAAGCAATCTTTGTTtatacataagtacatattAAATACTTGATGACGTAACACAGCGTTGCCCGATTTACAGAGTAAGACagcatatgtaaatgtatttttgtatgttaattaaaaaagttaaatatgtaCGTGCTGACAACATAATCGTCTTATCTATCAGCGTATAAACACTTATCGCACTTGTCGCTTAGGTGAAATAATTATCtgattataaataaaccaGCCAGGCTAGGAATGCTGGATATATTGTCGAGCCCAGTGCTCGGTACAGATATTTTGTGCACAGTTTGGAGGTACCCTAGCACGTGTTCGCAAACACTGGATTGAATTCGCGTTTACTCAAAATGTATACATGAATCGAATATATATCACATCACAATTACATTGTGCTCAATTTCAGAACAtcaataaaagtctttaagcAATGTGTATATCGATATGTACTGCATTCATTtgtatgttaaatatttgtagatattattttaaagccaCCAACTTATcaacagaaaatatattacagCGGCAAGATAATACACAAATTATcaatagaaatttataaaatttaaataaaagcacaTCCGAAGCTCAGCAATTATGTAAATGGATCGATACAAGTACAGTCGAGTCTGGAAAATCTGAACTAATTTTGGCAAATCCTGTTCACCATATACATGATATTTTAGAACTTTCCTGaaatcaatattttctttcaaataTAGAGATTTTCCATTGTTTTAAATGGGGAACAATTAACTTCACTTAATTGGACACAGTTACGTTCATGATCTTTGTGTTACGTACCATCTCCCAGTACATCACGATTTAATGTCACTGACAGGAACAAAAATACCGCGAATACTTTTGTAGAAGCCAAAACTGTAGGAGTACGCATCTCGATCGGTATCCACACAATAACTAattatgcatttatatatttttctttctggCCTTGTCGCCGTTTAATTGTGGATCTTGCTGGATCTGTTGTAATGCGCGTTATATGACTGCGTTTCACGACTGACAACCGACTACCTTGTGCGGGAAAAATAATACATGTTTGTTGTGTACGATAAAGAGTAAGATACACAGATAAAGACACTTATACTTCTACATACAAAGTATCTCACGAAGCTGCAAGTACTCTCGAATCAACATAGATAAACTTGTAGAGCACAGAATTttcttataccctgtgcccaaaTACGCAGATaagtatattatttgtttgtaaatCAAATATAGGAGAACCCATCTTAGACTCTCTAAATAGGGAATagttagtatttaaaatattaaactctTATTTcgtaagttttattttcaaaaaaaaaaagaaaagggtTAATCTGTTACTTTTggtttaacataaataaatgagttttaatttgtaacttttattttaagacttaCAAAAATTTCGGTTTCTTCTTTATATAGCTCTTATTCATCcagaatataataatatagtataaacatataaaaaattgtcaaggaACTAATTTCCAAGGTAAGCTGTATTTACGTTGTTGGTTAGGGTATTTCGTCGTTGAGCACACTTGACAGTAGTTTGTGTGCGACATTATCTAGGGCTACCCTACGTATGTGCATgtcaatataaatacaatatggATATACTTAGATCATTGGCGGGCAAGAAGAACAGACAGAGACAAATGTGTCTTCTGCACTGAGCGAATCGGGGAGTAGGCAAGTTGTGAAGATATTCATGgctaatatatataaattcataacTTGGCCGGCATACAATGTAAAcattaagaataaatatttgcatattatttgATGCTATCTATGTTTAAGAAGCTTTAGTATTGTTTGCAGTGTACTCATACTCAGATCAACCCACACCTGATCGCTTTGCTGCGCGAACTGCGACTAAAGTAAATTGTGCTTCGGGCCTAACTTCGGCCAGCCTTCGGCTCGTGTCAGTGTGCTTATCCGTAGACTAGctgatatatatatgcatacgcatatatatcatatattaaATTCGGTGTCTAAACATTAggacttaaataattatttacagaaaaattaaaattaaacagaaaatGGTAAGGTTAAATAAAGAGCGTGTCAAGATCTTgcagtatatttttttttaactttggaGGTCACACTCTATTTgctacaaatcaaaaaaaaattggaataccttaaataattttttagagcaacacaataaatgcattaatattaaggttaatttttatcatagaatttcttatattttataatgtaaGGCcctaatttacatatttacatttaaatatgatttcatatgaaatctgtccttatattttgaaagtttGTAGCTATGCTACTTAGGtggcaatataaataaatcgattACTTGCTTCTTCtgtggtcttatttaaaatcattgtgatgttgataaaacaaaatcagCGTTGTAAAGTGTTTCAACCTTTCCTTTTGTGTATGTTGTCCCAAAATTCAATGTTATTGCGATGCACTTCTGCAAAGAACATAATGCCAATTCTTTTGCTCTTTATAATCCATGGAAAACCGCAGGcagttaattaactttaattcaCGGAAAATTGCCAAATGCAGAGAACCCGTGTTTTGTCCCATCTCTGTAgttgtaataattataattgaatagCTGGAAGGGGCactcatttttgttgttattggcttTGTCACTTGGTTTGGGTTGATAGTAAAATGCCAATGCATGAGTATGTAAATGGCAGGCCTCAAATTGTTCCCCCCGTTACCGCTGTCAGGTGCTGAACCAAAAAGTAATTATCATAAACTATATGCAACTATTGAGAGTGGGATGCCTATTGATTAgtttagcttaaaaatttaattgaaaacttgtAAGTCTTCAGCATGTAAAGaccagacggacagacaaatAAAGAGCTGAAAATGTGACACGCGTTGACGCTCAAATGTCCAATTAAATGCAGATTCAGAAGCAAAACGTAAGCGATAACCAGTCAACCATTTGACCATTCTGCGATTTACCCACAAAGGCACACGCTCAGATTTATGTGAACAAAAcgcaattcaaattaaatatgccaGCAATTTTCGGCTGGTCTCACATTGATTGACAGCTGCCCGTTGCGATTGAAGTCGGAAACGGATGTCATATTCAGGGCAGGTTGAAATAATAATGCCACAACCTATGTTCCTTTGCCAGTTGCCCCGTTAAAGCTGTTAATAGCATATCATTTTTGTGGCATGCCCCGTGTTCCGTATCCTGTTACCGTGTCGCGTGCTGCAATGCAGCAATTATGAGTATTTAATCCGCGACCACAAAAGCTTCAAATTGGCTTAGACAACATAATTCGCTGGTTAAGTGGCCAGCATTCACACCACCATTAAGAACCACCACACAAAAGAGAAGAGGGTTGAATAAAAACACTAGAAATGTGTAGCTTAACAATATTAAgatttataataacaaataaataataaatatcctCTGAAAGATTTCTTTTTCCTGAGAAATCTATCAGTAGTTTGAGGCAAAGTTAAAGTTTAGAAAGTTCCGCTGTTCGGCGAAGATTGTCTCTCAgtaaaaatttccgatctggtttgatcTGAGTTACCTAAAACAAAGggtacattttaaaaaaattaagtagaaAACATTTACccttttttcttaactttgaAGCTAGAGTTTTGTAcgtttttgcagaatttttgttcgaattttgccaattttgagatattttttgTGGAATTTTTTATTAGGGTGAAGTACTTCAAGCCTTCATTGAATCATTCACCTTTATATTaactaatttcgaattttaatggactttttttatttgcgtttattgattttaaacaattttttcttaaattttacaatttatttttgttttctcttatattattatcagccccaaaagtatgcaataataCGTAGAGCTGAAATATTTAGATTATCAAATGAAACATAGATGGCGTTTacttaaactattttaaattagttctCCTCGGACTTTTTGTGCTCGTCTTTCAAGTGAATCGGAATTGGGGAATTAAAAGTCCAATTATTGGGTGTTGAAGCATCTCCACTTCCATCTTGACGTCGAAAAGTAAATTCAACATTAGTGTGTCctgttgcatttaaattaacaacgTCTCCGATTGTCTCGACAGGTTCAACTTCTTGGTTGCGTCCTAGTAAGACTGCAAGCTGCAACTTGGAGGCTATGGTACGACCTTGTCTAAGATCCTCATAGCAAGAAGTAAAGGTTGAGAGAGCCGAGCGACACTCGGTGCACATCACTTTGTGGGGCTTATGATTGGCGTTCAATAAAGATCGCATTTTCCATAAATTCTTTTGTGTTTCAAATGTTTCAGAACTCTTGCGTTTCTATAATCaagatatttgtatttaaatcaaaacagTTTTAGAATAACTTTACCCGAGTGGTAGCAGATTTAGATTTGACTGGACACCGACAAAGTATAAACTCCGAGTTACGAGATTCCCTTACGAGGCCAACTTGCTTTAAAGTGGACAATGACTCCATTATGTTGTTGGGCAAATTCTGCAAGTCATCGTCACGTTGTATCATAGGAACCACCTTTTCGATAATAGCTTCTAAAGACACATTGTCAAATCCAGCGTCTTGCAATATAGAAAGCGCCTCCAAAACTCGTCGATTCATTATCTGTAATTCCGGagaattttccatttttctgattgaactaaacaaaaattttagaaaatgtaaagaattgaaaactttttgctttcaaatatttccTTTTAGTATAATTTGAGGTCTATACAGTTTGAAATGATTTAAAGCAATGAAACGAAGAGTTACCCAAACTTGTTATAACGTTAAGCAACGCCAACTacaatagaaacaaaaatataaaattatatttttaaaatttttattcgtTTTTCATATATTCTTTGTgcatgtgttttttgtttgtttataatttttcttacatatattgtatgcgtgtttatttcatttacatatatatactttcgTCTTATGAACATATTCATGAGATCATAatgatattatatattaaaatattacagcataatataaaatgtacaagTTATAAAgtataagaaaattattgaaatatgttGAAAATGATGGGCTTGGCTTAAGGCTAATCGACATCGATATCCTTATCGTTATCGCTTATGAACTTAAGTTAGAATATGTGTTGCATTGCAGCTTTAAACACGTTGCCAGCACACATTTTAacacacattttcatttttattttggcaccAACAAATCTATACAAAAAATGGCATTTGATTTTTGCgctatatacaaaaattacgaattacttaattttaacgGGGAAATTgcatgtataaaaattaaacaaattttcgctatgtgattttttgttttgtttttgtttcttgcttTTCTGCCTTGTTTCAGTTTATGGCAAACCAAAAATCGCGTTGACTTTTGGGCGCGCGGCCACAAAACTTTACCGAGATCATTGTGAAAACTAATTAGAATGAACCAGAGTTAGGATCTATCATGTTGCCATGTCAAACCTTGGAGTCTGATTCactttagaaaaatttacaaagaattttcagagttttttttgtttttttctttttgggtgTGCATggaatacttattttttttttttttacaaattatatgtataatccagtatttatctatttatactttaaagaaataaaaaaaaataataataataaagaaaatttgttctacttttgctgtttgctgctCTCGTATTAACTAGTGTACTCGTATCTCTTTTGAAATGAATAATAACTTAAGCtatgaaaaattaatgctATATTTACAGGtattaaacatatttgaaatttgtgtcAATTGACAAGCagatatataattaaaaagcttaagtatttaaacaaatgtaaacTAAAACGCTTGGCGCTCCTAACGCTAAACTTTTACATACTTAattctatatttaattatacttaatttacatatttctcATCGCGTTTAATGCaagtaaaaaattgttgatgtaaatgataaaaaaatccATGAGATCAATGCGATTTTTGGGAATAGTTTttgttatctattttatttttttttttaaatattttttttgtaatttccttactttttcacttttaactgATCGATTAGCATTGAAACGTCAAGAAATTTGGCAAAATTTGGTGAAATTTaccacaaaaatgttaattacgttattttgacttttgacTTTGGCTATCATATGGAGATCAATTGAGTGGCGCCTTCTGCTGTTCGATTAATTTCCAGTTAAGAGATCATTCATCGTTGGCTTTTGAGAGTTAACCAAAGGTAGAACTTGTCTTCGGGGAAATTTCAATTGACCTTTTGCTCAAATTTCTTGTGTACTGTGCGTTGTgcttaaaaactaaactataaATTGTGAGACCAATTTGAAGAATGAACAAAATAATCCACATGATAAACGCTTGCTTACAAAACTAcgaaatttaactaaaaacatGATAAATCATATTGACAAAATCATCACAAAAATGGCATAtcaattatatacaaataaaaacattcttcttttttttagtggcattttttctttctgattttttcatttataacagttaaagctaaatatttttgtttgttgacaaTTTTCACTACTTTAAAGCAACAATTCAATTGAGTTGGACAATTGCtataaattcttatttatattttcttgtaattaatattacaaatcgaagacattgaaaatttgttgtttgacaatcaaaaatatacaatttaatttattgaaattaacgTGGaagcaaataatattattactaaatttttttttttgttttttaattttttatgaataacGAAATGCAAAGCTAAATGCAAAATAGCAAGAAAGAAAATGCTCAAACATTTAATTGCTAAGAGACCGGCCCACAATACATAAATGCATCTGTGTGTATCTTTAAGTATCTCAAATGTATGTATCTCAAAAATGGCAGCTTAACTTGTTgtgcagtttgtttgtttttttttttagtacttcttaattttatatagagtttacaaaaatacttttaagtcTGTAGCGAAAAAGCGTTACcgaaaaatatgttaagttttcactcgtatacttaatttgtttttagcaaaaatatcTGTATCTTTTCATTTGTCGTTTAGTCTTTAGCCAGTCTACAGTTTGCAATTGAGCAGTTTGAATGTTTTCCTTAGTATTTCTTGAAAGGATAGTCTATTCGTTTTAGAGAAACAATTTAGAGTATATtctaaatgtacatatatatatatataaatttagtttatatatatttatattgttcttGTGTCCCGTCAACCGTCCTTAACTTTATACACAATATTATAGGGTTTCATTTTAATGCGTATCAGTTATGTCTGTACGATTTTATGACTTTACCTTTTACAGCTCGAATTTTCGTTGATAAACTATGCACTTACTGATAAGTAAATAAGTATATGGGATTACAATGTTCTATATATTAGCCGATTTTAACTATGGATCGTTAGTTAAGTATACAATTAATTAtgcggttgttgttgattcCATCTCCCATTTGGCACTCATCGCGCTGCGAAGAAACCACAGCCCATGGCCAGTACAAAAACGGTGACAACTGTCGGCCAAGTGAAGCTTTGTTGTTtctaaaaatagatttaaaaatcaaaaacataaataagtaAAGAGTATATAAATCAACCATAGTCTTTACTTTGATTGAGTATAAGAAATGTAAGCAAATACAATGCTATGACGAATTGACTAGCTGACTCATTTtctattagaaaataaattctatatCTGAGGGAAAACGAGGTCGAACACTTCAGTAAGGAATCTTTTCCTCCTTCTTTTGATAACCTTAGAGTTCAGTTTTAAAAGGTTATACCcgatctatattttttttacaggtCTTTCAAAAAACCAATGCTGTGAAAAATGACAATCTATTTCGTCCCGCCAAAGAAGTATTAGGCACTTGTTATGCGGTCAACTCAATTATATCTAAAGGGTCCCCAGGGTCGTATAAATATGAACATACACTTCTCGTATATAGAATCGCACGTGCCTCGTCGATTGTTTGACCACATTTTCAACCCTCCCCCGCCAATGCTCAAGCGTAAATCAAGCGTCACATAGACTGAAGCTGATGTCAGTGACCTAAATActtgtatgtacattgtacacgTATGT
This genomic interval carries:
- the LOC117788678 gene encoding fibulin-1, encoding MRTPTVLASTKVFAVFLFLSVTLNRDVLGDEQIADYIRKCCISGLRNARTTNGCEKMEGSVASIPRLWLGLCSSTFGVCCSREQERRNCELGRLAALEGTKCVDGPNITSISYTDCCRACQVGLAVKASKQKCKDPLFSFLSNIESYRICCSENGFSSSENGNKLDEKIVDIPQSAEHEEDAEHEEDAEHEENPEQNRNNEDGTIVLTDDDDICGKVPNLCAHICENTFDAYKCSCNPGFKLDDNNVTCSQDKDNGVCPAGYFLDSAHGKCVDIDECKDQLHTCKSTQYCHNQIGSYRCLNIKAKSCPTGYFYDEKLEECVDEDECTQSPCENGYQCFNSPGGYDCNPEEEHESCDTGFYLKDGTCVDIDECNYNATNTCKSNMHQECKNTIGSYYCSCLPGYSLDATQNECVDINECSINNHNCLPTQRCDNTVGSYICTRWTSCGTGYTLNFETGNCDDDDECALATHNCQVDYDCYNTKGSFRCHRKTTTTTTTTTTTTTTTPSTTTSTTPMPPTKPNSRDIYHPRNYGTHTSYSLSRQPCTSGFHRNHLGACVDINECVEYKPCMSNARCINTNGSYRCETYTQCPAGFTPTHDGTSCVDIDECETGEHNCGDKQICRNRSGGYICACPTGHQVVRLQDGTNSCEDINECAQSHSACSSNAQCFNTIGSYYCECKSGFQKKSNHETGDSWQTHAQCFDVDECMSIPGLCQQKCVNFWGGYRCTCNPGYELSNNNRTCNDIDECEVHKNYKLCMGYCINTAGSYQCSCPRGYTLESDKITCRDINECETDSDNHVCTGRSDICTNIRGSFKCTTINCPHGYINDPEQKNRCRQSSNFCEGEECYTKPSAYTYNFITFVSKLMIPPDGRTIFTLRGPAWYDDIDFDLKIVRIQASPNIERASESYFDTLKQNHQVSLVLRKSLEGPQDVELELTMTVFTNGMPRGKSVAKIFLFVSQYTF
- the LOC117787442 gene encoding uncharacterized protein LOC117787442, which encodes MENSPELQIMNRRVLEALSILQDAGFDNVSLEAIIEKVVPMIQRDDDLQNLPNNIMESLSTLKQVGLVRESRNSEFILCRCPVKSKSATTRKRKSSETFETQKNLWKMRSLLNANHKPHKVMCTECRSALSTFTSCYEDLRQGRTIASKLQLAVLLGRNQEVEPVETIGDVVNLNATGHTNVEFTFRRQDGSGDASTPNNWTFNSPIPIHLKDEHKKSEEN